A stretch of Ipomoea triloba cultivar NCNSP0323 chromosome 11, ASM357664v1 DNA encodes these proteins:
- the LOC115997558 gene encoding xanthoxin dehydrogenase: protein MADSAGTEDPLPIQCQRLFGKVALVTGGASGIGESIVRLFHKHGAKVCVADIQDDLGQQVCRSLGGESSVCFVHCDVSLEDDVSRSVDVAVDKFGTLDIIVNNAGLAGPPVADIRDFELSVFEKIIDVNLKGVFLGMKHAARVMIPLKKGSIVSISSVASAIAGVGPHSYAASKHAVLGLTQNVAAELGSHGIRVNCVGPYAVPTPLALAHMPEDERTEEAWEGFRAFAAKNANLQGVNLTARDVANAVLFLASDEARYVSGVNLMVDGGFSCVNHSLRVFRG from the exons ATGGCAGATAGTGCTGGTACTGAAGATCCTCTTCCTATTCAATGCCAAAG GCTATTTGGGAAAGTTGCGTTAGTGACTGGGGGTGCGAGTGGCATAGGAGAGAGCATCGTTCGTCTATTTCACAAGCACGGGGCTAAAGTTTGTGTTGCAGACATTCAAGATGATCTTGGTCAGCAAGTTTGCAGATCCCTCGGGGGCGAGTCCAGTGTATGTTTCGTCCACTGTGATGTATCGCTCGAAGATGATGTTAGTCGCTCAGTGGACGTTGCAGTTGATAAGTTTGGCACGCTCGACATAATAGTGAACAATGCTGGTCTGGCAGGGCCACCTGTTGCAGATATCCGGGACTTTGAACTGTCTGTATTCGAGAAGATAATTGATGTGAATTTGAAAGGCGTTTTCCTGGGGATGAAGCACGCTGCTCGGGTCATGATCCCGCTGAAGAAGGGCTCGATAGTCTCTATCAGCAGCGTTGCGAGTGCGATTGCTGGAGTTGGACCGCATTCATATGCAGCTTCAAAGCACGCGGTCTTGGGGCTAACTCAGAATGTTGCTGCAGAGCTGGGAAGCCACGGCATCCGTGTGAACTGCGTTGGCCCTTACGCCGTTCCCACGCCCTTGGCACTGGCTCACATGCCCGAGGACGAGAGAACCGAGGAAGCATGGGAAGGCTTTCGCGCGTTTGCAGCCAAAAACGCCAACTTGCAGGGCGTGAACTTGACCGCCCGTGATGTTGCCAATGCTGTGCTTTTCTTAGCCAGCGATGAAGCGAGGTACGTTAGCGGGGTGAACCTTATGGTGGATGGTGGTTTCTCTTGTGTGAATCATTCTCTTCGAGTCTTTAGAGGATAA